From the genome of Spinacia oleracea cultivar Varoflay chromosome 2, BTI_SOV_V1, whole genome shotgun sequence, one region includes:
- the LOC110779472 gene encoding uncharacterized protein has protein sequence MEDGVWWKRIRGRRSKKMKRIVGKNWRKERENGREERLGFKILDQNDKLTTPDDFDKIVRAVIPDEQVEPKLYKAVLKHMIHGPCGVLNHKSPCMKQGSCKKGFPKEISNDTKQGNDSYPLYRRPQDRPAVPLRENSRVRVDNRWVVPYNPFLLLKYDCHINIEICSSIKCVKYLYKYIHKGSDRVSMEVHNGDEIAQYVDAR, from the exons ATGGAGGATGGGGTTTGGTGGAAGAGGATTAGAggaagaagatcgaagaagatgaagaggatcGTAGGAAAAAACtggaggaaggagagagaaaatgggaggGAGGAAAGATTAGGGTTTA agattcttGATCAGAATGACAAGCTAACCACTCCGGATGACTTTGACAAGATTGTGAGAGCAGTAATTCCCGATGAACAAGTGGAACCAAAATTGTATAAGGCAGTTCTTAAACACATGATTCATGGCCCATGTGGTGTTCTCAACCACAAATCCCCATGTATGAAACAAGGAAGTTGTAAGAAAGGATTCCCCAAGGAAATCTCCAATGATACAAAGCAAGGCAATGACTCATATCCTCTTTATCGCCGTCCACAAGATCGTCCAGCAGTACCATTGCGTGAAAATTCACGAGTTCGTGTAGATAATCGGTGGGTAGTCCCATATAATCCATTTTTGCTCCTAAAATATGATTGCCACATAAATATTGAGATATGCAGCAGCATCAAGTGTGTCAAATATCTGTATAAGTACATCCATAAGGGTTCAGATAGAGTCTCTATGGAAGTTCATAACGGAGATGAGATTGCACAATATGTTGATGCACGGTGA